A genomic segment from Acipenser ruthenus chromosome 5, fAciRut3.2 maternal haplotype, whole genome shotgun sequence encodes:
- the soga3a gene encoding protein SOGA3a isoform X2 — translation MWNAFGNGSGVYGGGGGYVSRAQGWEFVPRSRLEKERNRGRSCSPRRTISSPASVPHLFEEPKPVLGAVASESAVPAQASKYELQCQHSRLKKKFEELNKLHGQKKDEWMKEKEALLRQVAEIQGGENRRILLDLKSVLEEVQSELKQEATRRSDLQQLYTRDRCAWELERAELKCRIALLEAKEDKYHCEKTSPDPKETLKREREEQKRLLADTHTAAMDLRKQLESSERGWGRDKGELLERFDTERKQWESQLKDMQRKIEELYHEVKARRESNVNGQEHGTCDEVLRVYLRPPVSESICLNGTTDQKPHCVSEPDAPERDEILYKQEGMNISTPRGHDPAFVDHFNNESFQETTGFHNNNNSTMCGNDKKKHTSALNAALKEIAKVSEELCSYQDEIRQKSNLSNHRTHSVSVLEEYEEAQNEKNKAGPRCEPSHEIPAFNPQWSGDLRVTEEENNRINWACMNMDTNDSFVNSADRRARPLLMKKEAPPVPPRTTSWYLTSPVTPQAMDHSVAEVNKPWEPQDSFSGRKCNSPLVLRTFGALLQENEGKIFTDSGIFTNVVPADSQCNIDCCHSRWSCDMSKFGSKSPTYQPVQKRYSDVNMLSFEKDDSSDYKSTEKPKFPNGPFQSTDSKRESNSYCSSAEIRGPTSGTPSLYTETSRPKKNETLTMKTAEFNRTLLQTDMGDEVDEDSLILAKLCSNAKPSGSNPSCTLSYTEKDNEKEYFYPQRKASAFSEYIPNQTRNSTGLNAQGVSNGGLVWFGSSNANGKPVSNEHHLRPSQLASCPPPTDSRSNYRVAEKIFRGYENSSSSRLNSNCGMRQQQNPKPGFAQDNSDNLTEFLDMLQIEHEAQVSQRLSPAPCRQPNMHNDVRLEIQEQVHQSATNHLWPCNALPPVNNHPESSAPLARKKFSRPTRPANQRLPSRWARRLTPAPLAASRAPQKRIYAYSYYSETAIL, via the exons ATGTGGAATGCATTTGGGAATGGATCGGGTGTGTACGGAGGCGGTGGTGGGTACGTGAGCAGGGCTCAGGGCTGGGAGTTTGTGCCAAGGTCCCGtttagagaaagaaaggaacaggGGGCGAAGCTGCAGCCCGCGCAGAACTATTTCATCCCCAGCTTCTGTGCCCCATTTGTTTGAGGAGCCTAAACCTGTGCTGGGAGCGGTAGCGTCAGAGTCAGCAGTCCCAGCACAAGCCAGCAAGTACGAGCTCCAGTGCCAGCATTCGCGGCTGAAGAAAAAGTTTGAAGAGTTGAACAAACTCCATGGGCAGAAGAAAGATGAATGGATGAAGGAGAAAGAAGCACTTTTAAGACAAGTTGCTGAAATACAA ggTGGAGAAAATAGAAGGATTTTGTTGGATTTGAAGTCCGTTTTGGAAGAGGTTCAGTCGGAGCTTAAACAGGAGGCGACAAGAAGGAGCGACTTACAGCAGCTGTACACACGGGATCGCTGTGCCTGGGAGCTGGAAAGAGCAGAACTGAAATGTCGCATTGCACTG CTGGAAGCAAAAGAAGATAAGTACCATTGTGAGAAAACCAGCCCTGACCCGAAGGAAACGCTGAAGAGGGAACGCGAGGAGCAGAAGAGGCTGCTGGCAGACACACATACAGCGGCAATGGACTTGAGGAAGCAGCTGGAGAGCAGTGAGCGGGGCTGGGGGAGGGACAAGGGAGAGCTGCTGGAGAGGTTTGACACGGAAAGAAAGCAATGGGAAAGTCAGCTGAAAGACATGCAGAGGAAGATAGAAGAG ctttACCATGAAGTGAAGGCAAGACGGGAGAGCAATGTGAATGGGCAGGAGCATGGAACCTGTGATGAAGTATTGAGGGTTTATCTACGTCCACCCGTTTCAGAATCAATCTGTCTAAATGGCACGACAGACCAGAAGCCTCACTGTGTCTCGGAGCCCGATGCGCCAGAGAGGGATGAGATTCTATATAAACAAGAAGGGATGAATATTTCAACACCTAGAGGACATGACCCAGCTTTTGTGGATCATTTTAACAACGAGAGCTTCCAAGAAACTACAGgcttccataataataataatagtacaatgtGTGGGAATgataaaaagaaacacaccagTGCCCTTAATGCA GCATTGAAGGAAATTGCAAAAGTGAGTGAAGAGCTCTGTAGCTACCAGGATGAAATCCGACAGAAATCTAATCTCTCTAACCACAG AACTCATTCTGTATCTGTTTTGGAGGAATACGAGGAAGCgcagaatgaaaaaaacaaagctgGGCCAAGATGTGAGCCTAGTCATGAAATACCAGCATTCAACCCACAGTGGTCAGGTGACCTCAGAGTGACAGAGGAAGAGAACAACAGGATTAACTGGGCCTGCATGAACATGGACACGAATGACAGCTTTGTGAACAGTGCAGATAGAAGAGCTAGGCCTCTGCTGATGAAGAAGGAGGCGCCACCAGTTCCTCCGAGGACTACATCATGGTATCTGACGAGCCCAGTTACTCCACAAGCCATGGACCATTCTGTGGCGGAGGTCAACAAACCATGGGAGCCGCAGGATTCCTTTTCTGGTAGGAAGTGCAATAGTCCTTTAGTTTTGAGAACATTTGGGGCTCTGTTGCAGGAAAACGAAGGAAAAATATTCACAGATTCTGGTATCTTTACCAATGTTGTGCCTGCTGATTCCCAGTGCAATATTGACTGCTGTCATAGTAGGTGGTCATGTGACATGAGTAAATTTGGCAGCAAATCACCGACCTACCAGCCTGTCCAGAAAAGATATTCAGATGTCAACATGCTATCATTCGAGAAGGACGACAGTTCAGACTACAAGTCAACCGAGAAGCCCAAGTTCCCAAATGGGccatttcaaagcacagacagTAAAAGAGAATCTAACTCTTACTGCAGCTCAGCTGAAATCAGAGGTCCTACCTCAGGCACCCCCTCTTTGTACACTGAAACCAGCAGACCTAAGAAGAATGAGACCTTGACAATGAAAACTGCTGAATTCAATAGGACTTTGCTTCAGACAGACATGGGTGATGAAGTTGATGAGGACAGTCTTATTCTAGCAAAGCTCTGTTCAAATGCTAAACCTAGCGGTTCAAACCCTAGCTGCACACTTTCCTATACAGAGAAGGACAATGAAAAAGAATACTTTTATCCTCAAAGAAAAGCCTCAGCTTTCTCAGAGTACATACCTAACCAAACCAGAAATAGTACAGGACTGAATGCCCAGGGAGTATCAAACGGAGGCTTGGTCTGGTTTGGCAGCAGTAATGCTAATGGCAAGCCTGTTTCAAATGAACACCACTTGAGACCAAGCCAATTAGCTTCTTGTCCTCCACCGACAGATTCAAGATCCAATTACAGAGTTGCTGAAAAGATTTTTAGGGGCTATGAAAATTCAAGTTCTTCTCGTCTGAATTCTAACTGTGGCATGCGTCAGCAACAAAACCCAAAGCCTGGATTTGCACAAGACAACTCAGACAACCTCACTGAGTTCTTAGACATGCTCCAAATAGAACATGAAGCCCAGGTTAGTCAGAGACTGTCTCCAGCTCCCTGCAGGCAGCCCAACATGCACAATGATGTACGACTGGAAATACAAGAG caggtacaccagagtgcaacCAATCACCTGTGGCCCTGCAACGCTCTGCCCCCAGTGAAT AATCACCCAGAATCCTCAGCTCCTTTAGCTAGGAAGAAATTCTCACGACCCACTCGGCCAGCAAATCAACGTCTCCCATCCCGCTGGGCCCGCAGACTCACTCCTGCTCCTCTAGCAGCAAGCAGAGCTCCACAGAAACGGATATATGCCTATTCCTACTACTCAGAGACTGCAATACTCTGA
- the soga3a gene encoding protein SOGA3a isoform X1, producing MWNAFGNGSGVYGGGGGYVSRAQGWEFVPRSRLEKERNRGRSCSPRRTISSPASVPHLFEEPKPVLGAVASESAVPAQASKYELQCQHSRLKKKFEELNKLHGQKKDEWMKEKEALLRQVAEIQGGENRRILLDLKSVLEEVQSELKQEATRRSDLQQLYTRDRCAWELERAELKCRIALLEAKEDKYHCEKTSPDPKETLKREREEQKRLLADTHTAAMDLRKQLESSERGWGRDKGELLERFDTERKQWESQLKDMQRKIEELYHEVKARRESNVNGQEHGTCDEVLRVYLRPPVSESICLNGTTDQKPHCVSEPDAPERDEILYKQEGMNISTPRGHDPAFVDHFNNESFQETTGFHNNNNSTMCGNDKKKHTSALNAALKEIAKVSEELCSYQDEIRQKSNLSNHSNRTHSVSVLEEYEEAQNEKNKAGPRCEPSHEIPAFNPQWSGDLRVTEEENNRINWACMNMDTNDSFVNSADRRARPLLMKKEAPPVPPRTTSWYLTSPVTPQAMDHSVAEVNKPWEPQDSFSGRKCNSPLVLRTFGALLQENEGKIFTDSGIFTNVVPADSQCNIDCCHSRWSCDMSKFGSKSPTYQPVQKRYSDVNMLSFEKDDSSDYKSTEKPKFPNGPFQSTDSKRESNSYCSSAEIRGPTSGTPSLYTETSRPKKNETLTMKTAEFNRTLLQTDMGDEVDEDSLILAKLCSNAKPSGSNPSCTLSYTEKDNEKEYFYPQRKASAFSEYIPNQTRNSTGLNAQGVSNGGLVWFGSSNANGKPVSNEHHLRPSQLASCPPPTDSRSNYRVAEKIFRGYENSSSSRLNSNCGMRQQQNPKPGFAQDNSDNLTEFLDMLQIEHEAQVSQRLSPAPCRQPNMHNDVRLEIQEQVHQSATNHLWPCNALPPVNNHPESSAPLARKKFSRPTRPANQRLPSRWARRLTPAPLAASRAPQKRIYAYSYYSETAIL from the exons ATGTGGAATGCATTTGGGAATGGATCGGGTGTGTACGGAGGCGGTGGTGGGTACGTGAGCAGGGCTCAGGGCTGGGAGTTTGTGCCAAGGTCCCGtttagagaaagaaaggaacaggGGGCGAAGCTGCAGCCCGCGCAGAACTATTTCATCCCCAGCTTCTGTGCCCCATTTGTTTGAGGAGCCTAAACCTGTGCTGGGAGCGGTAGCGTCAGAGTCAGCAGTCCCAGCACAAGCCAGCAAGTACGAGCTCCAGTGCCAGCATTCGCGGCTGAAGAAAAAGTTTGAAGAGTTGAACAAACTCCATGGGCAGAAGAAAGATGAATGGATGAAGGAGAAAGAAGCACTTTTAAGACAAGTTGCTGAAATACAA ggTGGAGAAAATAGAAGGATTTTGTTGGATTTGAAGTCCGTTTTGGAAGAGGTTCAGTCGGAGCTTAAACAGGAGGCGACAAGAAGGAGCGACTTACAGCAGCTGTACACACGGGATCGCTGTGCCTGGGAGCTGGAAAGAGCAGAACTGAAATGTCGCATTGCACTG CTGGAAGCAAAAGAAGATAAGTACCATTGTGAGAAAACCAGCCCTGACCCGAAGGAAACGCTGAAGAGGGAACGCGAGGAGCAGAAGAGGCTGCTGGCAGACACACATACAGCGGCAATGGACTTGAGGAAGCAGCTGGAGAGCAGTGAGCGGGGCTGGGGGAGGGACAAGGGAGAGCTGCTGGAGAGGTTTGACACGGAAAGAAAGCAATGGGAAAGTCAGCTGAAAGACATGCAGAGGAAGATAGAAGAG ctttACCATGAAGTGAAGGCAAGACGGGAGAGCAATGTGAATGGGCAGGAGCATGGAACCTGTGATGAAGTATTGAGGGTTTATCTACGTCCACCCGTTTCAGAATCAATCTGTCTAAATGGCACGACAGACCAGAAGCCTCACTGTGTCTCGGAGCCCGATGCGCCAGAGAGGGATGAGATTCTATATAAACAAGAAGGGATGAATATTTCAACACCTAGAGGACATGACCCAGCTTTTGTGGATCATTTTAACAACGAGAGCTTCCAAGAAACTACAGgcttccataataataataatagtacaatgtGTGGGAATgataaaaagaaacacaccagTGCCCTTAATGCA GCATTGAAGGAAATTGCAAAAGTGAGTGAAGAGCTCTGTAGCTACCAGGATGAAATCCGACAGAAATCTAATCTCTCTAACCACAG CAACAGAACTCATTCTGTATCTGTTTTGGAGGAATACGAGGAAGCgcagaatgaaaaaaacaaagctgGGCCAAGATGTGAGCCTAGTCATGAAATACCAGCATTCAACCCACAGTGGTCAGGTGACCTCAGAGTGACAGAGGAAGAGAACAACAGGATTAACTGGGCCTGCATGAACATGGACACGAATGACAGCTTTGTGAACAGTGCAGATAGAAGAGCTAGGCCTCTGCTGATGAAGAAGGAGGCGCCACCAGTTCCTCCGAGGACTACATCATGGTATCTGACGAGCCCAGTTACTCCACAAGCCATGGACCATTCTGTGGCGGAGGTCAACAAACCATGGGAGCCGCAGGATTCCTTTTCTGGTAGGAAGTGCAATAGTCCTTTAGTTTTGAGAACATTTGGGGCTCTGTTGCAGGAAAACGAAGGAAAAATATTCACAGATTCTGGTATCTTTACCAATGTTGTGCCTGCTGATTCCCAGTGCAATATTGACTGCTGTCATAGTAGGTGGTCATGTGACATGAGTAAATTTGGCAGCAAATCACCGACCTACCAGCCTGTCCAGAAAAGATATTCAGATGTCAACATGCTATCATTCGAGAAGGACGACAGTTCAGACTACAAGTCAACCGAGAAGCCCAAGTTCCCAAATGGGccatttcaaagcacagacagTAAAAGAGAATCTAACTCTTACTGCAGCTCAGCTGAAATCAGAGGTCCTACCTCAGGCACCCCCTCTTTGTACACTGAAACCAGCAGACCTAAGAAGAATGAGACCTTGACAATGAAAACTGCTGAATTCAATAGGACTTTGCTTCAGACAGACATGGGTGATGAAGTTGATGAGGACAGTCTTATTCTAGCAAAGCTCTGTTCAAATGCTAAACCTAGCGGTTCAAACCCTAGCTGCACACTTTCCTATACAGAGAAGGACAATGAAAAAGAATACTTTTATCCTCAAAGAAAAGCCTCAGCTTTCTCAGAGTACATACCTAACCAAACCAGAAATAGTACAGGACTGAATGCCCAGGGAGTATCAAACGGAGGCTTGGTCTGGTTTGGCAGCAGTAATGCTAATGGCAAGCCTGTTTCAAATGAACACCACTTGAGACCAAGCCAATTAGCTTCTTGTCCTCCACCGACAGATTCAAGATCCAATTACAGAGTTGCTGAAAAGATTTTTAGGGGCTATGAAAATTCAAGTTCTTCTCGTCTGAATTCTAACTGTGGCATGCGTCAGCAACAAAACCCAAAGCCTGGATTTGCACAAGACAACTCAGACAACCTCACTGAGTTCTTAGACATGCTCCAAATAGAACATGAAGCCCAGGTTAGTCAGAGACTGTCTCCAGCTCCCTGCAGGCAGCCCAACATGCACAATGATGTACGACTGGAAATACAAGAG caggtacaccagagtgcaacCAATCACCTGTGGCCCTGCAACGCTCTGCCCCCAGTGAAT AATCACCCAGAATCCTCAGCTCCTTTAGCTAGGAAGAAATTCTCACGACCCACTCGGCCAGCAAATCAACGTCTCCCATCCCGCTGGGCCCGCAGACTCACTCCTGCTCCTCTAGCAGCAAGCAGAGCTCCACAGAAACGGATATATGCCTATTCCTACTACTCAGAGACTGCAATACTCTGA
- the soga3a gene encoding protein SOGA3a isoform X3 yields MWNAFGNGSGVYGGGGGYVSRAQGWEFVPRSRLEKERNRGRSCSPRRTISSPASVPHLFEEPKPVLGAVASESAVPAQASKYELQCQHSRLKKKFEELNKLHGQKKDEWMKEKEALLRQVAEIQGGENRRILLDLKSVLEEVQSELKQEATRRSDLQQLYTRDRCAWELERAELKCRIALLEAKEDKYHCEKTSPDPKETLKREREEQKRLLADTHTAAMDLRKQLESSERGWGRDKGELLERFDTERKQWESQLKDMQRKIEELYHEVKARRESNVNGQEHGTCDEVLRVYLRPPVSESICLNGTTDQKPHCVSEPDAPERDEILYKQEGMNISTPRGHDPAFVDHFNNESFQETTGFHNNNNSTMCGNDKKKHTSALNAALKEIAKVSEELCSYQDEIRQKSNLSNHSNRTHSVSVLEEYEEAQNEKNKAGPRCEPSHEIPAFNPQWSGDLRVTEEENNRINWACMNMDTNDSFVNSADRRARPLLMKKEAPPVPPRTTSWYLTSPVTPQAMDHSVAEVNKPWEPQDSFSGRKCNSPLVLRTFGALLQENEGKIFTDSGIFTNVVPADSQCNIDCCHSRWSCDMSKFGSKSPTYQPVQKRYSDVNMLSFEKDDSSDYKSTEKPKFPNGPFQSTDSKRESNSYCSSAEIRGPTSGTPSLYTETSRPKKNETLTMKTAEFNRTLLQTDMGDEVDEDSLILAKLCSNAKPSGSNPSCTLSYTEKDNEKEYFYPQRKASAFSEYIPNQTRNSTGLNAQGVSNGGLVWFGSSNANGKPVSNEHHLRPSQLASCPPPTDSRSNYRVAEKIFRGYENSSSSRLNSNCGMRQQQNPKPGFAQDNSDNLTEFLDMLQIEHEAQVSQRLSPAPCRQPNMHNDVRLEIQENHPESSAPLARKKFSRPTRPANQRLPSRWARRLTPAPLAASRAPQKRIYAYSYYSETAIL; encoded by the exons ATGTGGAATGCATTTGGGAATGGATCGGGTGTGTACGGAGGCGGTGGTGGGTACGTGAGCAGGGCTCAGGGCTGGGAGTTTGTGCCAAGGTCCCGtttagagaaagaaaggaacaggGGGCGAAGCTGCAGCCCGCGCAGAACTATTTCATCCCCAGCTTCTGTGCCCCATTTGTTTGAGGAGCCTAAACCTGTGCTGGGAGCGGTAGCGTCAGAGTCAGCAGTCCCAGCACAAGCCAGCAAGTACGAGCTCCAGTGCCAGCATTCGCGGCTGAAGAAAAAGTTTGAAGAGTTGAACAAACTCCATGGGCAGAAGAAAGATGAATGGATGAAGGAGAAAGAAGCACTTTTAAGACAAGTTGCTGAAATACAA ggTGGAGAAAATAGAAGGATTTTGTTGGATTTGAAGTCCGTTTTGGAAGAGGTTCAGTCGGAGCTTAAACAGGAGGCGACAAGAAGGAGCGACTTACAGCAGCTGTACACACGGGATCGCTGTGCCTGGGAGCTGGAAAGAGCAGAACTGAAATGTCGCATTGCACTG CTGGAAGCAAAAGAAGATAAGTACCATTGTGAGAAAACCAGCCCTGACCCGAAGGAAACGCTGAAGAGGGAACGCGAGGAGCAGAAGAGGCTGCTGGCAGACACACATACAGCGGCAATGGACTTGAGGAAGCAGCTGGAGAGCAGTGAGCGGGGCTGGGGGAGGGACAAGGGAGAGCTGCTGGAGAGGTTTGACACGGAAAGAAAGCAATGGGAAAGTCAGCTGAAAGACATGCAGAGGAAGATAGAAGAG ctttACCATGAAGTGAAGGCAAGACGGGAGAGCAATGTGAATGGGCAGGAGCATGGAACCTGTGATGAAGTATTGAGGGTTTATCTACGTCCACCCGTTTCAGAATCAATCTGTCTAAATGGCACGACAGACCAGAAGCCTCACTGTGTCTCGGAGCCCGATGCGCCAGAGAGGGATGAGATTCTATATAAACAAGAAGGGATGAATATTTCAACACCTAGAGGACATGACCCAGCTTTTGTGGATCATTTTAACAACGAGAGCTTCCAAGAAACTACAGgcttccataataataataatagtacaatgtGTGGGAATgataaaaagaaacacaccagTGCCCTTAATGCA GCATTGAAGGAAATTGCAAAAGTGAGTGAAGAGCTCTGTAGCTACCAGGATGAAATCCGACAGAAATCTAATCTCTCTAACCACAG CAACAGAACTCATTCTGTATCTGTTTTGGAGGAATACGAGGAAGCgcagaatgaaaaaaacaaagctgGGCCAAGATGTGAGCCTAGTCATGAAATACCAGCATTCAACCCACAGTGGTCAGGTGACCTCAGAGTGACAGAGGAAGAGAACAACAGGATTAACTGGGCCTGCATGAACATGGACACGAATGACAGCTTTGTGAACAGTGCAGATAGAAGAGCTAGGCCTCTGCTGATGAAGAAGGAGGCGCCACCAGTTCCTCCGAGGACTACATCATGGTATCTGACGAGCCCAGTTACTCCACAAGCCATGGACCATTCTGTGGCGGAGGTCAACAAACCATGGGAGCCGCAGGATTCCTTTTCTGGTAGGAAGTGCAATAGTCCTTTAGTTTTGAGAACATTTGGGGCTCTGTTGCAGGAAAACGAAGGAAAAATATTCACAGATTCTGGTATCTTTACCAATGTTGTGCCTGCTGATTCCCAGTGCAATATTGACTGCTGTCATAGTAGGTGGTCATGTGACATGAGTAAATTTGGCAGCAAATCACCGACCTACCAGCCTGTCCAGAAAAGATATTCAGATGTCAACATGCTATCATTCGAGAAGGACGACAGTTCAGACTACAAGTCAACCGAGAAGCCCAAGTTCCCAAATGGGccatttcaaagcacagacagTAAAAGAGAATCTAACTCTTACTGCAGCTCAGCTGAAATCAGAGGTCCTACCTCAGGCACCCCCTCTTTGTACACTGAAACCAGCAGACCTAAGAAGAATGAGACCTTGACAATGAAAACTGCTGAATTCAATAGGACTTTGCTTCAGACAGACATGGGTGATGAAGTTGATGAGGACAGTCTTATTCTAGCAAAGCTCTGTTCAAATGCTAAACCTAGCGGTTCAAACCCTAGCTGCACACTTTCCTATACAGAGAAGGACAATGAAAAAGAATACTTTTATCCTCAAAGAAAAGCCTCAGCTTTCTCAGAGTACATACCTAACCAAACCAGAAATAGTACAGGACTGAATGCCCAGGGAGTATCAAACGGAGGCTTGGTCTGGTTTGGCAGCAGTAATGCTAATGGCAAGCCTGTTTCAAATGAACACCACTTGAGACCAAGCCAATTAGCTTCTTGTCCTCCACCGACAGATTCAAGATCCAATTACAGAGTTGCTGAAAAGATTTTTAGGGGCTATGAAAATTCAAGTTCTTCTCGTCTGAATTCTAACTGTGGCATGCGTCAGCAACAAAACCCAAAGCCTGGATTTGCACAAGACAACTCAGACAACCTCACTGAGTTCTTAGACATGCTCCAAATAGAACATGAAGCCCAGGTTAGTCAGAGACTGTCTCCAGCTCCCTGCAGGCAGCCCAACATGCACAATGATGTACGACTGGAAATACAAGAG AATCACCCAGAATCCTCAGCTCCTTTAGCTAGGAAGAAATTCTCACGACCCACTCGGCCAGCAAATCAACGTCTCCCATCCCGCTGGGCCCGCAGACTCACTCCTGCTCCTCTAGCAGCAAGCAGAGCTCCACAGAAACGGATATATGCCTATTCCTACTACTCAGAGACTGCAATACTCTGA
- the soga3a gene encoding protein SOGA3a isoform X4, protein MKGFDAELITGGENRRILLDLKSVLEEVQSELKQEATRRSDLQQLYTRDRCAWELERAELKCRIALLEAKEDKYHCEKTSPDPKETLKREREEQKRLLADTHTAAMDLRKQLESSERGWGRDKGELLERFDTERKQWESQLKDMQRKIEELYHEVKARRESNVNGQEHGTCDEVLRVYLRPPVSESICLNGTTDQKPHCVSEPDAPERDEILYKQEGMNISTPRGHDPAFVDHFNNESFQETTGFHNNNNSTMCGNDKKKHTSALNAALKEIAKVSEELCSYQDEIRQKSNLSNHSNRTHSVSVLEEYEEAQNEKNKAGPRCEPSHEIPAFNPQWSGDLRVTEEENNRINWACMNMDTNDSFVNSADRRARPLLMKKEAPPVPPRTTSWYLTSPVTPQAMDHSVAEVNKPWEPQDSFSGRKCNSPLVLRTFGALLQENEGKIFTDSGIFTNVVPADSQCNIDCCHSRWSCDMSKFGSKSPTYQPVQKRYSDVNMLSFEKDDSSDYKSTEKPKFPNGPFQSTDSKRESNSYCSSAEIRGPTSGTPSLYTETSRPKKNETLTMKTAEFNRTLLQTDMGDEVDEDSLILAKLCSNAKPSGSNPSCTLSYTEKDNEKEYFYPQRKASAFSEYIPNQTRNSTGLNAQGVSNGGLVWFGSSNANGKPVSNEHHLRPSQLASCPPPTDSRSNYRVAEKIFRGYENSSSSRLNSNCGMRQQQNPKPGFAQDNSDNLTEFLDMLQIEHEAQVSQRLSPAPCRQPNMHNDVRLEIQEQVHQSATNHLWPCNALPPVNNHPESSAPLARKKFSRPTRPANQRLPSRWARRLTPAPLAASRAPQKRIYAYSYYSETAIL, encoded by the exons ATGAAAGGTTTCGATGCGGAATTAATCACG ggTGGAGAAAATAGAAGGATTTTGTTGGATTTGAAGTCCGTTTTGGAAGAGGTTCAGTCGGAGCTTAAACAGGAGGCGACAAGAAGGAGCGACTTACAGCAGCTGTACACACGGGATCGCTGTGCCTGGGAGCTGGAAAGAGCAGAACTGAAATGTCGCATTGCACTG CTGGAAGCAAAAGAAGATAAGTACCATTGTGAGAAAACCAGCCCTGACCCGAAGGAAACGCTGAAGAGGGAACGCGAGGAGCAGAAGAGGCTGCTGGCAGACACACATACAGCGGCAATGGACTTGAGGAAGCAGCTGGAGAGCAGTGAGCGGGGCTGGGGGAGGGACAAGGGAGAGCTGCTGGAGAGGTTTGACACGGAAAGAAAGCAATGGGAAAGTCAGCTGAAAGACATGCAGAGGAAGATAGAAGAG ctttACCATGAAGTGAAGGCAAGACGGGAGAGCAATGTGAATGGGCAGGAGCATGGAACCTGTGATGAAGTATTGAGGGTTTATCTACGTCCACCCGTTTCAGAATCAATCTGTCTAAATGGCACGACAGACCAGAAGCCTCACTGTGTCTCGGAGCCCGATGCGCCAGAGAGGGATGAGATTCTATATAAACAAGAAGGGATGAATATTTCAACACCTAGAGGACATGACCCAGCTTTTGTGGATCATTTTAACAACGAGAGCTTCCAAGAAACTACAGgcttccataataataataatagtacaatgtGTGGGAATgataaaaagaaacacaccagTGCCCTTAATGCA GCATTGAAGGAAATTGCAAAAGTGAGTGAAGAGCTCTGTAGCTACCAGGATGAAATCCGACAGAAATCTAATCTCTCTAACCACAG CAACAGAACTCATTCTGTATCTGTTTTGGAGGAATACGAGGAAGCgcagaatgaaaaaaacaaagctgGGCCAAGATGTGAGCCTAGTCATGAAATACCAGCATTCAACCCACAGTGGTCAGGTGACCTCAGAGTGACAGAGGAAGAGAACAACAGGATTAACTGGGCCTGCATGAACATGGACACGAATGACAGCTTTGTGAACAGTGCAGATAGAAGAGCTAGGCCTCTGCTGATGAAGAAGGAGGCGCCACCAGTTCCTCCGAGGACTACATCATGGTATCTGACGAGCCCAGTTACTCCACAAGCCATGGACCATTCTGTGGCGGAGGTCAACAAACCATGGGAGCCGCAGGATTCCTTTTCTGGTAGGAAGTGCAATAGTCCTTTAGTTTTGAGAACATTTGGGGCTCTGTTGCAGGAAAACGAAGGAAAAATATTCACAGATTCTGGTATCTTTACCAATGTTGTGCCTGCTGATTCCCAGTGCAATATTGACTGCTGTCATAGTAGGTGGTCATGTGACATGAGTAAATTTGGCAGCAAATCACCGACCTACCAGCCTGTCCAGAAAAGATATTCAGATGTCAACATGCTATCATTCGAGAAGGACGACAGTTCAGACTACAAGTCAACCGAGAAGCCCAAGTTCCCAAATGGGccatttcaaagcacagacagTAAAAGAGAATCTAACTCTTACTGCAGCTCAGCTGAAATCAGAGGTCCTACCTCAGGCACCCCCTCTTTGTACACTGAAACCAGCAGACCTAAGAAGAATGAGACCTTGACAATGAAAACTGCTGAATTCAATAGGACTTTGCTTCAGACAGACATGGGTGATGAAGTTGATGAGGACAGTCTTATTCTAGCAAAGCTCTGTTCAAATGCTAAACCTAGCGGTTCAAACCCTAGCTGCACACTTTCCTATACAGAGAAGGACAATGAAAAAGAATACTTTTATCCTCAAAGAAAAGCCTCAGCTTTCTCAGAGTACATACCTAACCAAACCAGAAATAGTACAGGACTGAATGCCCAGGGAGTATCAAACGGAGGCTTGGTCTGGTTTGGCAGCAGTAATGCTAATGGCAAGCCTGTTTCAAATGAACACCACTTGAGACCAAGCCAATTAGCTTCTTGTCCTCCACCGACAGATTCAAGATCCAATTACAGAGTTGCTGAAAAGATTTTTAGGGGCTATGAAAATTCAAGTTCTTCTCGTCTGAATTCTAACTGTGGCATGCGTCAGCAACAAAACCCAAAGCCTGGATTTGCACAAGACAACTCAGACAACCTCACTGAGTTCTTAGACATGCTCCAAATAGAACATGAAGCCCAGGTTAGTCAGAGACTGTCTCCAGCTCCCTGCAGGCAGCCCAACATGCACAATGATGTACGACTGGAAATACAAGAG caggtacaccagagtgcaacCAATCACCTGTGGCCCTGCAACGCTCTGCCCCCAGTGAAT AATCACCCAGAATCCTCAGCTCCTTTAGCTAGGAAGAAATTCTCACGACCCACTCGGCCAGCAAATCAACGTCTCCCATCCCGCTGGGCCCGCAGACTCACTCCTGCTCCTCTAGCAGCAAGCAGAGCTCCACAGAAACGGATATATGCCTATTCCTACTACTCAGAGACTGCAATACTCTGA